One window from the genome of Lachancea thermotolerans CBS 6340 chromosome B complete sequence encodes:
- the UBR1 gene encoding E3 ubiquitin-protein ligase UBR1 (similar to uniprot|P19812 Saccharomyces cerevisiae YGR184C UBR1 Ubiquitin-protein ligase (E3) that interacts with Rad6p/Ubc2p to ubiquitinate substrates of the N-end rule pathway binds to the Rpn2p Rpt1p and Rpt6p proteins of the 19S particle of the 26S proteasome), with amino-acid sequence MIREGSADFQLHLRRTLQLIQNEPHFKKAKGPKDRAELDKLLKSFIFRYLYFIVSNNGKFLPQLFTSVPHEKFPATLQEALDVDRASISRHDPFYVIDDSVANESHRHTGRNCGRKFQAGEPIYRCKECSFDDTCVLCIHCFNAKDHINHHVYTSICTHVNNGICDCGDVEAWNVPLNCKAETEDEGSESEGAFESPEMTYILELTLTEIFDHFLDVFNQNIEPLPTMQRDITVKLRDMVQSEKSEEKEEFLQDLQYKNEDMQDLKKGLTEIEAPDYTVLVYNDEYHNYSQATAALKQGVPDDKNTDKLTARIDGEGRAMLKCSKDISSVLSGFFAVRTNGLSATLTAWSEYIQQEACKYIIAWVGHCLTIPNSSFQQGFRSAMGRVLCSGSERLPEAVDVSLLVDKHFPAKHSEEDPYRYANLSVLDRENVVPFSHHKVLAEGETDHISLTLNKTEPPSPKRYANSRLQLLLFFDNRYWKKLRKDIQDIVIPTMASSLEFKPIFCEQLVEIFNHMTRSVAFMDREPQLTVLRESVVQLFTCPTNAYSIFQSGSFCDIMWSVIDIFTEFSKKDAGVLVWQKVKKTNPTKSYSISFKQNLYSVETILSKVSDPNLLLRPKEFIAIVTLCKLFNGAWKIKRKEGEHVLREDQNFIPYLEYTTSIYSIVQTVDKILENKRDEVDETLLLQAIKLLSTFLGHRTPSQTVYDSHEIIKFKVSKQPVAFMNPVHTLMSFLIEKVPLAKAFAALSGCNDFLTISDFSLRAVVLCSQIDVGFWVRNGMSVLRQSSYYKNNPEMACYIRDVHLNQLTFLNEKDDLVRLIYNILDRWELLEWFNGKEDFDKTVYEDKIVYILQQFIAFVYQLLTERQSFKIFKSPEEKEYYQIKRAIMYGLYMEPLSYSSLLSAVPEYLTESTDQFDRALEDVSVYMGPKGLMDNGVFKLKPELYKRIDPLQLPNMGNDFEHSASIIKARLAESGEDPKNTVLEPQLISPKFLDESAKNLGAFTRTKVFAKVIYNLLRVSIDLDEGTFLYALLHLVHSILKDDELVNGKNSIPEVYISKPICNLLFIIIDIKSSVFSENVVAKADYLLESLIWKNPTSILESLVSSFGEECVERYKARKLHQGINFEESEKGRKRRLAKERQEKILSKFSRQQHKFMKENQSEFGSNDDDIEMADNGLSQAVEDYTCALCQDTSSVDAFVIPVYHENTPIFRNGDIRNVKEFGVEWNRFQNNKDSATTYEEESVQNFREDGSKGSRKVFVSCNHYIHYKCFKRYAQKKRFSTNSFICPLCQTFSNCVIPVAGYSPKPSESSIKELLQNSGAKSNIDHLHQTDPNEDFNGVFNMFLEINKKNMYYDRHWATTPESQRPDVAYILAVHWANTISMLEVSARIADHPNDSLLQGKEQKFRTLKNVLSSIAWLHKVLGRPSKEIIPYVNGEDTIWNQNQLFQFIVRRSLFSSEPITNVITGGLSVFSRQLLVDFLKGSTPNDVKMMREASANFGGIHDIDNETLDVLRDVCDISVSDEDTCRQLYSLAFASLIKNVLPTIRRCLILLKAINMLIMKSDEASLIVNGINLELVTSSSTPEYINSVIGLITPFSSFNDLLRKSNSYVKSVTDPYLSNIPYEFTGIVKLMDLAPHLNTYLTNSKEVKLREEHPARMRNAGNRLDFKICLTCGVKVHARNDRTELVRHLANHCFKPFGLFLIPNLNEVTLILTNPRSSISISAPYLNSHGEAGRNAIQRGDLTALSLQRYEHLNNVWLNSEVPGLISRVMGDEFRVLIVSNGVVLNFNRNVLRPRRANAEEPDGDSSSSEAEDDDLEGGEVRWEIRPEEFFEEAGIRFEGAGAIPGGDIRDFFQFINNLDTETDAFEEDEETGGEAQGLANAFVPRFEFLPNFRNFNARNEDEPDDEDEDEVNHPVSDDIE; translated from the coding sequence ATGATTCGAGAAGGAAGTGCCGATTTTCAACTACACTTGAGAAGGACACTACAGTTGATCCAAAATGAGCCTCATTTCAAGAAGGCGAAAGGTCCTAAAGACAGAGCTGAACTGGATAAATTGCTGAAGTCCTTTATTTTCCGTTACTTGTACTTTATCGTAAGCAATAATGGTAAGTTTCTTCCACAGCTATTCACATCGGTTCCACATGAGAAATTTCCCGCGACTTTGCAGGAGGCGCTTGATGTTGATCGTGCTTCAATTTCACGTCATGATCCCTTCTATGTTATTGATGATTCGGTAGCGAATGAGAGTCATAGACATACAGGTCGTAATTGTGGGCGTAAGTTCCAAGCCGGGGAACCCATTTACAGGTGCAAGGAATGTAGCTTTGACGACACCTGTGTGCTTTGCATCCACTGCTTCAACGCCAAAGATCATATCAACCACCATGTGTATACGAGCATCTGCACGCATGTCAACAATGGTATCTGCGATTGTGGTGACGTGGAAGCATGGAATGTTCCACTTAATTGCAAAGCTGAAACCGAAGATGAGGGTTCGGAGAGTGAAGGAGCCTTTGAGTCACCTGAGATGACTTATATACTCGAGCTTACACTGACGGAGATATTTGATCACTTTTTAGATGTATTCAACCAGAATATCGAACCGCTACCCACAATGCAAAGGGATATCACTGTTAAACTCAGGGACATGGTGCAATCCGAGAAatcagaagaaaaagaagagttCTTACAAGACCTTCAGTACAAAAACGAGGATATGCAAGATCTCAAAAAAGGGCTCACAGAGATTGAAGCTCCTGACTATACGGTCTTAGTTTACAATGACGAATATCACAACTACTCTCAGGCTACTGCCGCTTTGAAGCAGGGGGTGCCTGATGATAAAAACACCGACAAATTAACAGCTAGGATTGACGGGGAAGGAAGAGCGATGCTGAAGTGTTCGAAAGACATTTCAAGTGTTTTGAGTGGTTTTTTTGCTGTGAGAACAAATGGTTTGAGCGCAACGTTAACAGCATGGTCTGAGTACATTCAGCAAGAAGCCTGTAAATACATCATTGCGTGGGTTGGCCATTGCCTGACCATCCcaaattcttcatttcAGCAGGGTTTTCGGAGCGCAATGGGGCGGGTGCTATGCTCTGGAAGCGAACGCCTTCCTGAGGCGGTGGATGTTAGCCTATTAGTAGACAAGCACTTTCCTGCCAAACATTCTGAAGAGGACCCTTATAGGTATGCTAACTTGTCCGTTCTTGATAGGGAAAATGTGGTACCCTTCAGTCATCACAAGGTATTGGCTGAAGGGGAGACTGATCACATTTCCTTAACCCTCAACAAAACAGAGCCGCCCAGCCCCAAAAGGTACGCCAACTCAAGACTTCAATTGCTTCTATTTTTTGATAACCGGTATTGGAAAAAGTTACGCAAAGATATTCAAGATATTGTTATACCTACAATGGCTTCAAGTCTTGAGTTTAAGCCGATCTTCTGTGAGCAATTGGTGGAGATATTCAACCACATGACAAGATCTGTCGCGTTCATGGATAGAGAGCCACAGTTAACGGTGTTGAGAGAGAGTGTGGTTCAACTCTTTACCTGCCCCACAAATGCTTACAGCATTTTCCAGAGTGGTAGTTTCTGTGACATCATGTGGTCAGTAATTGACATTTTTACAGAGTTCTCCAAAAAAGACGCTGGCGTATTGGTATGGCagaaggtcaagaagaCTAATCCGACAAAAAGTTATAGTATCTCCTTCAAACAAAACTTGTACAGCGTGGAAACCATATTAAGCAAAGTCAGTGACCCGAACCTTCTGTTGCGTCCAAAAGAGTTCATTGCCATCGTAACTTTGTGCAAACTTTTCAACGGCGCCTGGAAAATAAAGCGGAAAGAGGGAGAACATGTGCTAAGAGAGGATCAAAATTTTATTCCTTACCTAGAGTACACGACGTCTATTTACAGCATTGTTCAAACAGTGGACAAGATTTTGGAGAATAAGAGAGATGAGGTTGATGAAACCTTATTGCTGCAAGCTATTAAGCTGCTGAGTACGTTTTTGGGTCACCGCACACCCTCTCAAACGGTCTATGACTCCCACGAGATAATTAAGTTCAAAGTCAGTAAACAGCCAGTTGCATTCATGAATCCAGTTCATACGCTTATGTCTTTCCTGATTGAGAAAGTTCCACTAGCTAAGGCTTTCGCAGCTCTAAGTGGATGCAACGATTTTCTTACAATTTctgacttttctttgagagctgTGGTGCTTTGCTCTCAAATTGATGTCGGCTTTTGGGTACGAAATGGCATGTCTGTTCTTCGCCAGTCTTCATACTATAAAAATAACCCCGAAATGGCATGCTACATTCGCGACGTGCACCTCAACCAGCTAACGTTCCTcaatgaaaaagacgaCTTGGTTAGACTTATCTACAATATCCTAGACAGATGGGAGCTCTTAGAATGGTTTAATGGCAAAGAAGACTTCGACAAAACTGTTTACGAAGACAAAATTGTCTACATCTTACAGCAGTTTATTGCATTCGTTTACCAACTTTTGACTGAGAGACAGTccttcaagatcttcaaaagccctgaagaaaaggaatATTACCAGATCAAAAGAGCCATTATGTATGGCCTCTACATGGAGCCGTTGTCATATTCGAGCCTTCTATCTGCTGTTCCTGAATACCTGACCGAAAGTACCGATCAATTTGATAGAGCTCTGGAGGATGTTTCAGTTTACATGGGACCCAAAGGCTTGATGGACAATGGAGTATTTAAATTGAAGCCGGAACTCTACAAAAGGATAGACCCCTTGCAATTACCAAATATGGGcaatgattttgaacaCAGTGCATCCATCATTAAAGCTCGCTTGGCAGAAAGCGGCGAGGATCCCAAAAATACTGTTCTGGAACCACAACTTATTTCTcccaagttcttggatgaGTCTGCAAAGAATTTGGGGGCATTTACACGCACGAAAGTTTTCGCCAAGGTTATATATAATTTGCTCCGAGTGAGCATAGACTTGGATGAAGGCACCTTCCTTTATGCCCTCCTGCATTTGGTTCACTCAATATTAAAAGATGATGAACTTGTGAACGGCAAAAATTCCATACCTGAGGTCTACATCTCCAAACCAATCTGCAATTTGTTATTCATTATTATCGACATTAAATCGAGCGTTTTCTCGGAGAACGTGGTTGCTAAAGCCGATTATCtcttggaaagcttgatCTGGAAGAACCCTACAAGCATCCTTGAATCACTTGTCTCATCCTTTGGTGAGGAATGCGTTGAGCGCTACAAAGCGAGGAAGCTTCATCAGGGAATAAATTTCGAAGAAAGTGAAAAGGGTCGTAAAAGAAGGCTTGCAAAGGAACGTCAGGAAAagattctttcaaagttttcaaggcAGCAACATAAATTCATGAAGGAAAATCAGTCTGAGTTTGGCAGCAATGACGACGACATTGAGATGGCTGACAATGGTTTGTCCCAAGCCGTTGAAGATTATACATGTGCGTTATGCCAAGACACTAGCTCTGTCGACGCATTCGTTATACCAGTTTATCATGAGAACACACCTATTTTTAGGAATGGCGACATCCGCAACGTGAAAGAGTTTGGTGTGGAATGGAACCGCTTCCAGAACAACAAAGACAGTGCAACCACATATGAGGAAGAATCAGTTCAAAATTTCCGTGAAGACGGTTCCAAAGGCTCTAGGAAAGTGTTTGTGTCTTGCAACCATTACATTCACTATAAATGTTTTAAGCGGTATgcccagaagaagaggttttcGACAAATTCGTTTATTTGCCCATTATGCCAAACCTTCTCCAATTGTGTTATCCCTGTAGCTGGGTATTCCCCAAAGCCTAGTGAAAGCAGTatcaaagaactgcttcAGAATTCTGGAGCAAAGTCCAATATTgatcatcttcatcaaacgGATCCAAACGAAGACTTTAATGGTGTTTTTAACATGTTTCTCGAGAtaaacaaaaagaacatGTACTATGACCGTCATTGGGCAACCACTCCGGAAAGTCAACGACCAGATGTTGCATACATATTGGCAGTTCATTGGGCCAACACTATCTCAATGCTTGAAGTGTCGGCCAGGATAGCTGATCACCCGAACGATAGTCTTCTGCAgggaaaagagcaaaagttcagaactttgaagaacgTCTTGTCTTCTATCGCTTGGCTTCATAAGGTTTTGGGCCGCCCTTCTAAAGAGATTATCCCTTACGTGAACGGGGAGGATACTATCTGGAATCAGAATcagcttttccagtttATTGTGCGGCGTTcgctcttttcttctgagccGATTACCAATGTTATCACTGGAGGGCTCTCTGTTTTCTCGCGGCAGTTGCTGGTGGATTTCTTAAAAGGTTCGACGCCCAACGACGTCAAGATGATGCGAGAGGCTTCGGCAAACTTTGGTGGCATTCATGACATTGATAATGAGACTCTAGATGTTCTGCGTGATGTTTGCGACATAAGTGTTTCAGACGAGGACACATGCCGTCAACTCTATAGCCTGGCTTTCGCTTCTCTGATAAAAAACGTTTTGCCAACTATTAGAAGGTGTCTCATCCTTTTGAAGGCTATCAACATGCTAATCATGAAGTCTGATGAAGCAAGTCTTATTGTTAATGGCATAAATCTGGAGCTGGTgaccagctcttcgactCCTGAGTATATCAACAGTGTGATTGGTTTAATCACGCCCTTTAGCTCTTTCAACGACCTCTTGAGGAAGTCAAACAGCTATGTTAAAAGCGTCACCGACCCTTACCTTTCTAACATACCTTACGAATTTACAGGCATTGTTAAGTTGATGGACTTGGCGCCACACTTGAATACTTATCTCACAAATTCAAAGGAAGTCAAGTTGCGTGAAGAGCATCCGGCACGCATGAGGAACGCAGGAAACCGTTTAGACTTCAAGATCTGTTTAACATGCGGTGTTAAGGTTCATGCCAGGAACGACCGTACAGAGCTCGTGAGACATCTAGCCAATCACTGTTTCAAGCCATTCGGTCTATTTTTGATTCCGAACTTGAATGAAGTAACCTTGATCCTGACAAACCCAAGGTCTTCGATATCAATTTCAGCTCCTTACCTGAACTCGCATGGTGAGGCCGGCCGGAATGCCATTCAAAGAGGTGACTTGACAGCGCTGAGCCTTCAGCGCTACGAGCATCTCAACAACGTCTGGCTCAATAGCGAGGTCCCGGGCTTGATTAGTAGGGTTATGGGTGATGAGTTTCGGGTTTTGATAGTTTCTAATGGAGTTGTCCTCAATTTCAACAGAAACGTTTTAAGACCACGTCGTGCTAACGCTGAAGAGCCTGACGGTGACAGCAGTAGCAGtgaagcagaagatgatgatCTAGAAGGTGGAGAAGTTCGGTGGGAAATCAGACCAGAGgagtttttcgaagaagctggtaTAAGGTTTGAAGGTGCAGGCGCCATTCCGGGTGGTGACATTAGAGACTTTTTCCAGTTCATTAATAACTTGGACACAGAAACAGACGCATTcgaagaggacgaagaaacTGGAGGCGAGGCTCAGGGACTTGCCAACGCCTTCGTTCCTAGGTTCGAGTTCTTGCCAAATTTTAGAAACTTCAACGCACGAAACGAAGATGAGCCAGAtgatgaggatgaggatgaGGTGAACCACCCAGTATCTGACGATATAGAGTAG
- the QCR9 gene encoding ubiquinol--cytochrome-c reductase subunit 9 (similar to uniprot|P22289 Saccharomyces cerevisiae YGR183C QCR9 7.3 kDa subunit 9 of the ubiquinol cytochrome c oxidoreductase complex) — MAFSTIYNIFFKRNSIFVGTVFASSFVFQAAFDSAVTSWYEQHNKGKLWKDVKAKLAQGGDDDDEDDEDDE, encoded by the exons ATG GCTTTTTCGACAATCTAcaacatctttttcaagagaaactCAATTTTCGTGGGCACTGTTTTCGCCTCTTCTTTCGTTTTCCAAGCCGCCTTCGACAGCGCTGTTACCTCGTGGTACGAACAACACAACAAGGGTAAGTTGTGGAAAGACGTGAAAGCGAAGTTGGCTCAGGGTGGagacgacgatgacgaggatgacgaggatgacgaaTAG
- the TIM13 gene encoding protein translocase subunit TIM13 (similar to uniprot|P53299 Saccharomyces cerevisiae YGR181W TIM13 Translocase of the inner membrane mitochondrial intermembrane space protein mediating import and insertion of polytopic inner membrane proteins Subunit of mitochondrial protein import machinery), translating into MELPLEAIPLYSQRTLSRTNDCSTFRMALSSIFGGASPSQQRTTTSSSKASSVKEQLKTQIAQELAVANASELVNKVTENCFEKCLTNPYSNAEEGCVDQCLAKYMRSWNVVSKAYVARIQQASTSGEI; encoded by the coding sequence ATGGAACTGCCACTGGAAGCCATCCCTCTTTATTCTCAAAGGACGCTTTCAAGAACCAACGATTGTAGCACTTTTAGAATGGCTCTCTCATCAATTTTCGGCGGTGCGTCCCCATCACAACAACGGACTACAACCTCGTCGTCTAAAGCCTCTAGCGTAAAAGAGCAACTGAAGACGCAAATCGcccaagaacttgctgtTGCCAATGCTAGCGAGCTAGTGAACAAGGTTACCGAAAactgttttgaaaagtgttTGACTAATCCTTACTCTAATGCCGAGGAGGGCTGCGTTGACCAGTGCTTGGCCAAATACATGAGAAGTTGGAATGTTGTCTCCAAAGCGTACGTCGCCAGGATCCAGCAGGCATCCACCTCGGGTGAGATTTAG
- the APS3 gene encoding Aps3p (highly similar to uniprot|P47064 Saccharomyces cerevisiae YJL024C APS3 Small subunit of the clathrin-associated adaptor complex AP-3 which is involved in vacuolar protein sorting related to the sigma subunit of the mammalian clathrin AP-3 complex suppressor of loss of casein kinase 1 function), with the protein MIHAVLIFNKKAQPRLVKFYTPVELPQQKLLIQQVYELISQRNSEFQSSFLTTPPSLVHAGSDELSDDQDIQVIYKNYATLYFTFIVDDQESELAILDLIQTFVESLDRCFAEVNELDLIFNWQTLESVLEEIVQGGMVIETSVAKIVSAVDQLNRSSSGDNRAGRFAGAGLGNALQSIVQAGFSGWGANQ; encoded by the exons ATGATACATGCAGTCCTAATCT TTAACAAGAAGGCCCAACCCAGATTGGTCAAGTTTTACACACCAGTAGAACTCCCGCAGCAAAAACTGCTAATACAGCAGGTTTATGAACTGATATCCCAGAGAAACAGCGAGTTTcagagctctttcttgacaACCCCACCATCTCTGGTCCACGCAGGCTCAGACGAGCTCAGCGATGACCAAGATATTCAGGTCATCTACAAAAATTACGCAACATTGTACTTCACATTCATTGTTGACGATCAGGAATCAGAGCTCGCCATCCTGGACCTAATTCAGACGTTTGTTGAATCTCTTGATCGATGCTTTGCTGAAGTGAATGAACTCGACCTTATATTTAACTGGCAGACTCTAGAGAGCGTCCTTGAGGAGATCGTTCAAGGCGGTATGGTTATCGAAACCAGTGTGGCAAAAATTGTTTCTGCGGTTGATCAACTAAACCGGAGCTCCAGTGGGGATAATAGAGCTGGTAGGTTTGCAGGGGCTGGTTTAGGAAACGCACTTCAGAGTATAGTTCAGGCTGGCTTCAGTGGCTGGGGCGCCAACCAATAG
- the CBP4 gene encoding Cbp4p (weakly similar to uniprot|P37267 Saccharomyces cerevisiae YGR174C CBP4 Essential for the expression and activity of ubiquinol-cytochrome c reductase ubiquinol--cytochrome-c reductase assembly factor) produces MDKPLWLRWLRVYIAGGAIIGVGAVLFKYTTPTDEELINSLSPELRLQYERERQLRQAEQKELMNIVRETAKSDDPIWKTGAINSPWEKNSSEQSREQFQRVKAEEIQKEELQRIRQELQQIRADSVAKTQEEVKKSAGWKFW; encoded by the coding sequence ATGGACAAGCCTTTGTGGTTGCGCTGGCTTAGGGTCTACATAGCCGGTGGTGCTATTATTGGCGTCGGAGCTGTATTGTTTAAGTACACAACCCCCacagatgaagagctcatcaactCGCTATCACCGGAACTAAGGCTGCAGTATGAGCGCGAGCGTCAACTCCGTCAGGCCGAACAAAAAGAATTGATGAACATCGTCCGGGAAACAGCCAAAAGTGATGATCCTATATGGAAGACTGGCGCTATCAATTCGCCCTGGGAGAAGAACAGCAGCGAGCAATCCCGcgaacaatttcaaaggGTGAAAGCGGAAGAGATTCAGAAGGAAGAGCTGCAGCGTATTAGACAAGAGTTGCAGCAGATTAGAGCAGATAGCGTTGCAAAAACACAGGAAGAGGTTAAAAAAAGCGCCGGGTGGAAGTTTTGGTAA
- the ERG1 gene encoding squalene monooxygenase (highly similar to uniprot|P32476 Saccharomyces cerevisiae YGR175C ERG1 Squalene epoxidase catalyzes the epoxidation of squalene to 2 3-oxidosqualene plays an essential role in the ergosterol-biosynthesis pathway and is the specific target of the antifungal drug terbinafine) — MSGGKATNTDLKNADASITYDAIIVGCGVIGPCVATGLARKGKKVLIVEREWSMPDRIVGELMQPGGVRALRSLGMVQSINDIEAIPVTGYTVFYNGEKVAIPYPYKADIAPVEKVPKLVRDGNDKVTEDKTIHVKDFEEDERERGVGFVHGKFLQNLRAIVAEEPNVTRLQGNVVEILKNGHNEVVGAKVDIDGRGKVEFKAHITFVCDGIFSKFRKELSTDHVPTVGSSFVGMSLFHAKMPSPNHGHVILGTEHMPILVYQISPEETRILCAYNSPKLPSDVKAWMTKKVQPYIPESLRPSFDEALAQGKFRSMPNSYLPGRQNNVIGMCVIGDALNMRHPLTGGGMTVGLNDVVLLMKKIGDLDFSDREVVLDELLDYHYERKSYDSVINVLSIALYSLFAADSKDLKVLQKGCFKYFKRGGDCVKLPVSFLSGVMPRPFLLTRVFFAVAFYAVYVNFQERGMAGFPVALIEAFSILFTAARVFTPYLYTEMIG; from the coding sequence ATGTCCGGAGGAAAAGCCACTAACACTGATTTGAAGAACGCGGACGCGTCTATCACCTACGACGCCATCATTGTTGGATGCGGTGTTATCGGTCCTTGCGTTGCCACAGGGCTGGCCAGAAAGGgcaagaaggttttgatcGTAGAGCGCGAATGGTCGATGCCTGACCGTATTGTTGGCGAACTGATGCAACCTGGTGGTGTGAGGGCCCTGAGGAGCCTGGGAATGGTGCAATCCATCAACGATATCGAGGCTATCCCCGTCACAGGTTACACAGTCTTCTACAACGGGGAAAAGGTGGCCATTCCCTACCCATACAAAGCTGACATTGCGCCAGTGGAGAAGGTCCCCAAGCTGGTTCGTGACGGTAATGACAAGGTCACAGAGGACAAGACTATTCACGTGAAGgacttcgaagaagatgagagAGAAAGGGGCGTGGGCTTCGTTCACGGAAAGTTCTTGCAGAACCTGAGAGCCATTGTGGCCGAGGAGCCTAATGTCACCAGGCTGCAAGGTAACGTCGTCGAGATCCTAAAAAACGGTCACAATGAGGTTGTTGGTGCTAAGGTGGACATCGACGGCCGCGGAAAAGTTGAATTCAAAGCGCACATTACCTTTGTCTGTGACGGTATCTTCTCCAAGTTTAGAAAGGAGCTATCTACCGATCATGTTCCTACTGTTGGATCTTCATTCGTCGGCATGAGCCTTTTCCATGCGAAAATGCCTTCCCCTAACCATGGCCACGTCATTTTGGGAACCGAGCACATGCCAATCTTGGTTTATCAAATCTCGCCCGAAGAGACCCGTATTCTTTGCGCATACAACTCTCCTAAGCTGCCATCTGATGTCAAAGCTTGGATGACCAAGAAAGTTCAGCCATACATTCCTGAATCTCTGCGGCCATCCTTTGACGAAGCTTTAGCTCAAGGCAAGTTTAGATCAATGCCTAACTCGTACCTGCCTGGGAGACAGAACAATGTAATTGGCATGTGTGTCATTGGTGACGCACTAAACATGAGGCATCCACTGACTGGAGGAGGCATGACTGTCGGCCTAAACGACGTTGTATTGCTAATGAAAAAAATCGGCGATTTGGACTTTAGCGATCGCGAGGTTGTTCTAGATGAGTTGTTAGATTATCACTACGAAAGAAAATCCTACGACTCTGTCATCAATGTTCTATCAATCGCCCTATATTCGCTATTCGCCGCAGACAGCAAAgacttgaaggttttgcaAAAGGGCTGtttcaagtacttcaagaGAGGTGGCGACTGTGTAAAGCTTCCAGTCTCCTTCCTATCTGGTGTCATGCCTCGCCCATTTTTGCTTACCAGGGTTTTTTTCGCTGTCGCCTTTTATGCTGTTTACGTGAATTTCCAGGAGAGAGGTATGGCAGGTTTCCCAGTTGCTTTGATTGAAGCTTTCTCTATCCTTTTCACAGCTGCTAGAGTTTTCACCCCATACTTGTACACCGAGATGATCGGTTAA